The Sphingobium sp. BYY-5 genome contains a region encoding:
- a CDS encoding LacI family DNA-binding transcriptional regulator: MTDTRSSRRQRNAPTINDVARQAGVSPMTVSRVINGEQVVKAETRAKVEAAIAALNYSPSAAARSLAGGDDVRIGLLYSNPSASYLSEFLVGSLDQASRSGIDLVVEKWDEQTSVQSVVDHLLRGRINGVVLPPPLCDLEEMVAALTAANIPAVAVATGRPPADLSAVSIDDRNAAYEMTRHLIALGHTRIGFIKGNPNQTASAKRLDGYVDALRESGLAVEDDLIAQGFFTYRSGLDAAEHILSLAEPPTAVFASNDDMAAATVAIAHRNGLDVPGDLTVCGFDDSSLATTIWPELTTIRQPISAMSRAAVEVLVRRLKGKKGQKSEETEHLVLDHALIRRQSDAAPRVRPRTGGRG; this comes from the coding sequence TTGACCGACACACGATCCTCCCGCCGCCAGCGCAACGCCCCCACCATCAACGATGTCGCCCGCCAGGCCGGCGTGTCCCCCATGACGGTGTCGCGCGTCATCAATGGCGAGCAGGTGGTGAAGGCGGAAACCCGCGCCAAGGTGGAGGCGGCGATCGCCGCGCTCAATTACTCGCCCAGCGCCGCCGCGCGCAGCCTGGCCGGTGGGGACGACGTGCGGATCGGTCTGCTCTACAGCAACCCGTCCGCCTCCTATCTCAGCGAGTTTCTGGTCGGCAGCCTGGATCAGGCGAGCCGCAGCGGCATCGACCTGGTGGTCGAGAAGTGGGACGAGCAGACATCGGTACAGTCGGTGGTCGACCATCTGCTGCGCGGCCGGATCAACGGCGTCGTGCTGCCGCCACCGCTCTGCGACCTGGAGGAAATGGTCGCCGCGCTCACCGCCGCCAACATTCCCGCCGTGGCGGTGGCGACCGGCCGCCCGCCGGCGGATCTTTCCGCCGTCAGCATCGACGATCGCAACGCCGCCTATGAAATGACCCGGCACCTGATCGCGCTCGGCCACACGCGCATCGGCTTCATCAAGGGCAATCCCAACCAGACGGCCAGCGCCAAGCGTCTCGACGGCTATGTGGACGCGCTGCGCGAATCCGGGCTGGCGGTCGAGGATGACCTGATCGCCCAGGGTTTCTTCACCTACCGGTCGGGTCTGGATGCGGCCGAACATATATTGTCGCTGGCCGAACCGCCGACCGCCGTCTTCGCCAGCAATGACGACATGGCCGCCGCGACCGTGGCGATCGCGCACCGCAACGGGCTGGACGTGCCGGGCGACCTTACCGTCTGCGGCTTCGACGACAGTTCGCTGGCGACGACGATCTGGCCGGAACTGACCACCATCCGCCAGCCGATCAGCGCCATGTCGCGTGCGGCGGTGGAAGTGCTGGTGCGGCGGCTGAAGGGGAAGAAGGGCCAGAAGAGCGAGGAGACCGAGCATCTGGTGCTCGACCATGCGCTGATCCGCCGCCAGTCGGATGCCGCGCCCAGGGTGCGGCCACGGACGGGGGGACGCGGTTAA